CTAATTTTACCCGATATCTCATCCCATTTTCATCGCTTTATGTACTTCTTCCATTGTTTTTTCGGCCACTGCTCTGGCCTTGCGCGTGCCTTCGCTGAGCACATCCCTCACCTCGTCCAGATGATTTTCGTAGTAAACGCGCTTCTCGCGCAGCGGCGCAAAATAATCGGCGATTTTCGCTGCGCAGTTCTGCTTGCAGGCCACGCAACCCAGTACGCCGCTTTTACAATCTTTTTCGATTTCATCCACTTCTTCGGGATTGAATTTTTGATGGTATTTAAAAACATTACAAATTTCTGGATGCCCCGGATCATTTTTACGAACCTTCTGCGGATCGGTCACCGCGGTGCGCACTTTTTTCTGAATCTCTTCCGGCGAATCGGAAAGCAAAATAAAATTGTTGTTGGACTTGCCCATCTTCCTGCCGTCCAGCCCCGGTAAGCGTGAAAAGGTGGTCAACTTGGGCGCCGGTTCAGGAAAGACCTCGGCATAGGTTTGATTGAACTTACGGGCGATCTCGCGCGTGATTTCCACGTGAGGAAGCTGATCTTCTCCCACCGGCACCAGATGCGCCTTGTACATCAGAATATCGGCCGCCTGCAACACAGGATATCCGAGATGACCGTACAAAATGGTCTCGGCGTGCAAATCGCGCACCTGTTCTTTTAAAGTGGGATTGCGCTCCAGCCGTTCTTTGGTGATTAACATGGAAAAGATGAGATGCAATTCCGCGTGTTCTTTTACTTTAGATTGAATGAAAAGCGGCAAGTCGGGTTTGATGCCTGCGCTAAGCCAATCTATAATCATCTGGATGGTATTTTCTTCAACCGAAAAAGCGGCGGCGGGATTGGTGGTAAGGGCGTGCCAGTCCGCCACAAAAAAGTAACAGTCGTATTCTTCTTGCAGTTTCAGCCAATTTTCCAGCGCGCCGGCGTAGTTTCCCAGATGGAGCCTGCCGGAAGGACGCATGCCGCTCAAAATCCTTTTTTTCTCCATTGCTTCTCCCGTATTTATTCGTTTATTTTTATCAGAAATTTTAATTTACAAAATGATTGGTATTGGAACAAACCGAGTTTTTAACGTCCGTGTTGGGGCAATATAAACAATGGCGATGGGGCGTGGAATAAAAACAGAGGCGTGCATTCAAAAAACGTTCTCTTGTCCGGACAGCCCATGCCCTTTGTGAACGCAGCGCCCCTGCCATTTTCCATTATTTAATCAAAATCATTTTATTCCCTGCAACAAATGTTTTTCCCTGGCCGTTAAATACCAGACGGTAAAAATAGAGACCGCTGGCCAGCCGATCGCCGGAAAAGGTGATTTTTTGCGCCCCGCTGGTGGTAAAAGAAAATTGACCTTCAAAAACCTGCTGCCCGGGCGTATTGAACACCGTTAATTTGACGCGACCCGGCGCCGGCAGGTTAAAGCGAATCTGCGTTTGATTATTGAAGGGATTGGGGAAATTACCGATTAGTTTAAATGCAACCGGCGTTTTTTGCAGTTGCTCTTCATCAATACCTGTCAGATTGTATAGCTCAAAAAAATCGACAACGCGGCTCATTAATGAGTCGCGTTCGGCAGCATCGTAAATGGTTTCGAAGGGAAAGCCCAGATAGAATAACCGAGCCGGCCTGTTACCGTTCGGAAAAACGCCGTCAAAATAAACTGCTGCGCCATCGCCGTTGGCGTATTTTAAAGCCAGCTGCGCGCCGCCTTGCGGGTTAATGGCGTCCGGGTAAGATACGGGATAAATGCCCTGCAGGCCGTCGTCAAAACGCACCTGAAGCCCGGCAAAGGGCGTTCCAACCGCTCCTTCTGCCTGCCAGCTGCCGGCATTGTCTTTGACAAAGGCCGCCTTAAGATAGTCGCTGAAAAAGGTTTGATCATAAGCGGTACCATGACTTCCAAGATCGTAGCCGATCTCCGAACCGCTAACAAACAATCGCCCGCCGTTGCGCAAATAATCCGTTACCAGTAGCTGCTCTTCTCTGTCAAAAGTGCCGTCGCGAATACTTTCATCGCCGCACAGCCAGAAAACGGCGGGATAATTTTCCAGATCAATGTTTTGCGCGCGCACCATTTCGTTGGTTGTCGTTTCAAAAGGGATGCCGGCCGCCGCCAGAGATTTTCCCAGCGTGGTTGCAAACGAGTGATACAAATATTGCCAGCGTCCGCTGGTGGCCGAGGTGCGGTCAAATCCATCGACAATTAATACCCGAGATATTCCGTCGTTACGAAATCCGCCGTACACATCCGAACTTACACTTGGATTTTGATAGGCGCCGGAAGAGAAACTTCTCAATTTAACAAAGATCATTTGTCCGTCGTTGATGGGCACGGACCACTGCGTGGTATCTTTGGGCACAGATATTCCAGAACCCCAGCTATTACCGTCGGTCGAAAAATAAATGCGTAACGAGCTAACGTTTTCCAGCCCTTCTAACGACCAGTCCAGCTCCATCTTTCCTGCTTCATTGATTGTTACCGCATTCAGACGGGGCTGCGGGATATTGTCTGGCGCGCCCTGGCGATTCACATAATAACGCGGCGTATAGTTGACCAGCGAGCTGTAGTAATAGGTTCTGTATGAAACTTTCCAATCCTGTCCAGAAGATTCAACCACCAGCAAACTTCCGTTGGTATTTTGCCTGACCACCATGCGCACATGACCTACTTTGTGTACGGCGTCGCCCGGCTCCGCCTCGCTCCAGCTCAGGTACGGCAGAGTAATACCATCATCCATCATGCTGGTGGCATAATGGCGGGGTAAATTCCAGCAGCGGGAGACAAAACCCGAACAATCGACGCCCACCGCCGATGGCGTACCGCCGCCGTCGGTGTAATTATCGCCCGCGTATTTTAAAATATCAATGCCGTACAAAAAGGCTTCGATGGATTCCGAGCCGCCCCACTTATAAGGCACATGCTGATTTTGACCGACTACGATCCACGATGGCGTGCGCACCTGATTGCCGTAAGGATCGGTGACCACGCCATTGGTTAAATTGTCCTGCGTACAGGTCCAGTAAAGGCGCACATATTCATCGGCAATGGCCAGCGCTTCTGAAGGCATAATTTGCGGATAATCTTCAAAATCGCTCACCTTGCTTAATTGGCTTCCGGCGTCTTGTGTATTCAGAAGGTTGTAATGTACGCCTTCGTAAAACGGCTGCGGATAGCGCAATGGAAGAGGCCGATCCGCGTTAACGACTCCGGTCAGATCCCATTTAACAATTTTAATGCCTTCAGCGCCAGAAATCATCTGGTAAAAAAGGCCATCCGCTTCGATAAACCAATCGCGGAAAATTTCTGTGTGGGCATTCACCGGCGCATGTATTGTAGCCAGCAGCCGAAATTGCCCATCTAAAACACGAATTTCACGGCGTACGCGTAGGGGCACCTGCTGCTCAAAAAATTCCAGATTCAAATAGTGGCGATTCAAATCGTCGCTGCCCAGATAACGCACACTGGCCAGAGGTTCTTCGCTTTTAAGCGCCATGTCGGTTGTCTGGCCGGGGCCTGTTTCCAGGCGAAACGTATGTTCGTCCAGCTTAACGGTTTTGAGTTCAGAAAGAGCATTCCCAGCGCTGGCAGGCGCCTTTTTTAAAAGTTGCGTATCATTCAGCTGAAAATAGGCCTTTGATTGATCGCTAAATGTTATTTGCAGATGGTTGACGTCAATGCGTTTAATGGCCTCGATTACATCCATGGGTGTTGGCGGCTTTACAGAATTGACGATGCGCCCGTTTTTAAAAAAGTAGAGGCGATTTTCGGCAAGAATGACAAAATCGTCCGCGCTGTTAAATTCAACGTCATCGCTAAAGGGCGGAATTTCAAACATGCGAAGCAATCGGCCATTTTTAAAAATTTTAAGCAAATTTTGCGGTTCATCCAGAATAACGACCTGTCCGTCTTTAACGGCAAAAGCACGCGGGCCGTAATTGGCTTCGGGCGCTTTTCGGAAGCCGGCGTTCTCAATACCACTTCCCCACTTCAGTTCTAAAACGACTTGCGGGGTTTGCGCATTCAGGCCGTTCAGAACGGCGCCGATTAAAAACAAAAATCCAAAAAATATTTTGTACTGCATGTCAGTCCTTTAAGTTTATACCTGTGCTTTTTGAATATACGACAATTAAAGGAGAATGATCCTTTCTGAATCACAATATTTGTTCACAAAAATTACTAACCTCATCCTAAACGAAGATTTCATGAGATAAAAAGATAAGGTTTCCAGGTTGCATGCGGTTTGCCGGCCATGACCTGCAAATAAAACAGATGGCCCGGTCGTTTGGGCGTTCTTAACAATTTCATGCCGGCCATCTCCGGGGTGCGGTTTCCCTTTTTTGCGTTACAGGCCAGGCAGGCGGCAACCAGATTTTCCCACGTATCTTTGCCGCCAAAACTTTTGGGAATCACATGATCGATGGTCATGGGACGGCTGTTTTTCCCGCAATACTGGCAGGTGTGGTGATCTCTTTTCATGATATTTTTGCGATTTAAAGGAATTTCACGAAAGGGCTTGCGAATGTAGCTGTGCAACCGGATCACGCTGGGACAGGGCATGCTGGCGGAAATCGAACGGATAATACCGTCATAGCGCTCCACCACTTCCACCTTTTGCGCATACAATAAAATGATGGCGCGTTTAACGGTAGAAATAGCCATTGGCTCATAATTCTGGTTCAGAACCAGTACTTTACGCTTTAACATGGATTTTGCCCTTTTTCTTTAAAAAAAAGTACGCACTTCCACAAAGTCATGTAACAGATCCGGCGTAAATTCCGGATCGTCTTCTTTAAGGGAGTTGATGCGCACCATTCCCCGCGCGTGAATAAACTTTTGCCCGCCCATTGTAATGGCCACATGCGTTATTTTATCGCCGTTTTCAGAAAAGAAATAGAGGTCTCCGGCACGGGCATCCTTTGGGCTTTTTGAAACAGGATGCGAATCTTCAAATTGCATCCAGGCGTCGCGCCTTACGTTTTTGCCCAAAAGCTTAAGGCTCAGTTGTACAAAGCCAGAGCAATCCAATCCGAACGGCGTTTTCCCCCCCCAAACATAGGTAACGCCTAAAAACCTTCGGGCTATCTGTAGTAAGCCATCACGACTAAAACCGGGCGGAGGGGCAAAGGCTTCATTGGGAACAAATCCTCGTTTTTCGTCCGGCAGCAGCACCTCATACCAGCCGTTCTTTTCCTGTACGATCGGCAGCGTCGAGCCAGCGCCCACCGTACGCATAACCTCTGCCGAAGCGTCTGGCGCGTTGTACACCTTTTGCGCCAGCGCGGTCACCATACGCCGCTCTTCCTGCGGTCGGTGACAAACGGCCACCTGGTGTTCGTTTATCCAGCCTTCGTAATGATCTTCTGTTTGAACGCGATAAAAAGATTCGATTTTTTCTTCGACCTGTAGTTCTTCCCAGAGAACGGCCTGAGTATCCACTTCGCAATGAAAGGTAGGCTTACGGTAAATATTAGCAAACGTAACATTGACAAAATATTGCATGCTTGCTCTCTCAATTTAAATTGATCTTTAAATGTAATAGACAAAAATAAAATGAGCAAGTTTAAAAAGCGTGGGCCTGGCCGTGTACGAGTTTTTTTATCTTACTTTTTTGGAAAACTTCCTTCAAAACTTCGGGGCTGTCCTTCACTCCGCTGGCGCCGTCCTTAACACACTTCGTCGATCTGCTGCAACAATTTTTTCATGGCTTCGACCTCGTCAAAATTAACCAGATAGCGACGCAATTTGTGGCTTTTTTCCAGCAGGTCTTCATCTAAAATTTTATGTTCTTTGCGCGTACCCGATTCTTTTAAATTAATGGCCGGGAAAATCCGACGATCGGCACAGGCGCGGGAGAGCACCAGCTCCATATTGCCGGTTCCTTTAAACTCCTGAAAGATAATATCATCCATCCGGCTGCCGGTTTCCACCAGGATGGTAGCCAGCACGGTCAACGAACCGCCATTCTCAATTTTGCGGGCGGCGCCAAAAAATTGGCGGGGAATTTCCAGTGCGCGGGCATCCAATCCGCCGCTCATGGTGCGGCCTGAAGTATTGGAGCCTTTATTAAAAGCGCGTCCCATTCGCGTTAACGAGTCGATCAAAACCAGCGCATCTTTTCCCATCTCCACCTTGCGGATGGCCATATTGACGGTTAAACGGGCAATGCGCAAATGATTTTCCACGCTTTGATCCGATGAAGAAAAATAGACATTCGCGCCCACCGTTCGCCTGAAATCCGTCACCTCTTCCGGGCGTTCATCGATCAGTAGAATCATCACTTCCACTTCCGGGTGATTTTTTAAAACTGCCTCGGCAATATGTTTTAAAATGGTTGTCTTACCGGCCCTGGGGGGAGAGATAATTAAGCCGCGCGTTCCTTTGGCTAACGGCGTAAACAAATCTATGACACAGCCGGTAACATCGCCTTCGTCCATTTTAATCTTTAACGGCTCAAAGGGATCGATGGAGGTTAATGATTTGATCTCAGGCACCGCGGCGTATTTTTCGGGGGGCAAATCATTAACGGAAAGAATTTCGCCAACCGGTTTGTAGCGGCCTCTGCTGTTTCCTTCCTGCAGAACCACTTTTAAAAGAACGCCCTCCCGCAACTTAAATTTTTTAATGAAAGCCGGCGGAACAAAAGCGTCTTCGGAAGAAGGCAAGAAATTATTTTCCGCTTTGCGCGTAAAACCATGACCCTGCGCCGTAATTTCCAGAACGCCTTCAATAATTTTTTTCGGACTCATCTTAGTATTCCCACTGTTTTTCCTCTGGATTTAGATATTCAAAATAAAAATTGAAACATGTCAGAATTAAACCAACAACCCCAAATTTACAAAAATTGATTTAAATTCCAAAATGTCATTACTCTCCTCTATTACATTCCGATACATCCCGAATTATGATTTGCCTTATTTTTGGATCACCGGGATTGTATTTACCGCCCCCGAAATGAGAAAAATATCAAGGCAAGCAGGTAATCCTATTAATCAAGGTTAAATTGATCATTCGTACCACTGGCCTCCTGCGGAACGTTGATAATTAAACGTTTGGCTTGCGCGACGGCTCATTTACTCCCCCCGCCTGATAAAAAAATCCTTCATTTTTATCTCACGCTTATTGGATTATTTGGGGAATTTCACTACATTATTTATCATCTACCAAAGAACAAGGGAGGAACCATGCGTTGGATTTTTATTTCGCTGATCCTTTTTTCAGCGCTTTTTTCTCAAACCGCAAAAGTACGTTTTTTGATGGGCGATGTTACCTACAAACCAAATTCCTTTGCAGCAACCTGGCAGACGTTAAAACTGGATGCTTCGTTACAAATAGGCGCCATTGTCAAAACCGGCAGCGAATCGTTGTGTGAAATTGAGTTTTCTGATGGGTCGGTTTCTAAAGTCCTGGCCAATTCTTTACTTGAAATCCGTAAAATGCCCTCGCCAGAAAGCGATGACGGCGAATTGATAACCAACCTGGGCAAATTTTTCTTTTATTTTAAGAAACGCTTTCTGGGCAAAGTAAAAATTCGCAGCTCGGTGGGCGTGGCCGCCATTCGTGGAACTCAATTTTATTTGATTGACCAACCGGCAAAAACCAGCGTGTGGGTGCGGGAAGGAGCCGTTGAGTTAAGCGATCCTACCTTTCAGAACTCGGTAATGATTAAGGCTGGCTTCAAGTCGGAAATCGCTTCAACCGGCATACCAAGCGCGCCAGCGCCGCTGACGCAACAGGAACTGGCCGAACTGGAGATGGTGAGCGAAGGCCTTCCGCAACCAGCTCCCGAACAATCGGCGCCTGAAGAGAAGATGGAAGAGCGCAAGCCCGCCCCAGACGAACAGCCTGAGCCAAGGCCGGCCCCCCAGCCGCAAGAACCGCAACCGCAGGTTAAGCCACAAACGCCCGCAGCGCCAGAACAAAAAGCGCGTAAAGGTGGGTTGCGAACCGGCGTTTCTCTGGGCGCCGTAACCATTGACGGCCAGATTTACAATCAAATTGGCGTGCGGCCCGAATTTTCCATCGGCAAAGTTGGCGTGGCGCTGGATTTAACGCTTTACCTGGATCAAAACGGCAATATTCGCAAGGAAAACTGGGATTCTTTTAAAGACATTGTAGAAAAAATTTATTACGTACGCTGGGCGCAGCGCGGAGATCCCTTTTATCTTAAAGTTGGCGCTATTGATAATTACCGGCTGGGTTTTGGTTTATTGATGAATCGCTATTCCAACACGGTGGAATACCCCGGCGTGATCCGTACGGGAATGGAAATAGGAATGAAACGCGGCCCTTACGGCTTTGACGGAATGGTCAACAACTTTTCCGAAGTGCTGAGCGGCGGCGGCTTGTTTGCCGGACGAGTTTCTTACCGCCCTTTTGGCGCGCTGGAAATTGGCCTTAGCATGGTTTATGATCGCAATCAATACAAAGGCCTAAAAGACCGCGACGGCGACGGCATCCCGGATTTACTCGACGATTTCCCCGACGACAAAAATGAGGCCATCGATAGCGACGGCGACGGTATTCCAGACTCTCGCGATTTTGACCGTGACGGCGATGGCTTCACGGATAATCTGGATTTGTTAATCGAAACCTTTGGCCCGCATGGCGCCGATCTTTACAACGAACAGGATTCGGTCATGCTCAAACCTGAGCCGTTCGATATCGATCAGGCCAGAGACAAATCGCAAATTGCCTTTGCGCTGGACGCTTCGTACCCCATTTTAACCTTTAAATATCTGCAATTAACCACCTACGCCCAATACGCCAAATATCCATACAACGGCGCCTGGGGTGTTACCTTTCCCGGCTTCTGGGCTAAATTTGCCTTTATTAACGCTTACGCCGAATATCGCGTATTCGGAAAAGGCTTTTTACCGGAATATTTTAATACCACCTATGAATTAGAACGCGCCACCTATAAAACCGCGAACGATACC
This sequence is a window from Caldithrix abyssi DSM 13497. Protein-coding genes within it:
- the trpS gene encoding tryptophan--tRNA ligase, producing the protein MEKKRILSGMRPSGRLHLGNYAGALENWLKLQEEYDCYFFVADWHALTTNPAAAFSVEENTIQMIIDWLSAGIKPDLPLFIQSKVKEHAELHLIFSMLITKERLERNPTLKEQVRDLHAETILYGHLGYPVLQAADILMYKAHLVPVGEDQLPHVEITREIARKFNQTYAEVFPEPAPKLTTFSRLPGLDGRKMGKSNNNFILLSDSPEEIQKKVRTAVTDPQKVRKNDPGHPEICNVFKYHQKFNPEEVDEIEKDCKSGVLGCVACKQNCAAKIADYFAPLREKRVYYENHLDEVRDVLSEGTRKARAVAEKTMEEVHKAMKMG
- a CDS encoding NlpC/P60 family protein produces the protein MQYFVNVTFANIYRKPTFHCEVDTQAVLWEELQVEEKIESFYRVQTEDHYEGWINEHQVAVCHRPQEERRMVTALAQKVYNAPDASAEVMRTVGAGSTLPIVQEKNGWYEVLLPDEKRGFVPNEAFAPPPGFSRDGLLQIARRFLGVTYVWGGKTPFGLDCSGFVQLSLKLLGKNVRRDAWMQFEDSHPVSKSPKDARAGDLYFFSENGDKITHVAITMGGQKFIHARGMVRINSLKEDDPEFTPDLLHDFVEVRTFF
- a CDS encoding T9SS type A sorting domain-containing protein: MQYKIFFGFLFLIGAVLNGLNAQTPQVVLELKWGSGIENAGFRKAPEANYGPRAFAVKDGQVVILDEPQNLLKIFKNGRLLRMFEIPPFSDDVEFNSADDFVILAENRLYFFKNGRIVNSVKPPTPMDVIEAIKRIDVNHLQITFSDQSKAYFQLNDTQLLKKAPASAGNALSELKTVKLDEHTFRLETGPGQTTDMALKSEEPLASVRYLGSDDLNRHYLNLEFFEQQVPLRVRREIRVLDGQFRLLATIHAPVNAHTEIFRDWFIEADGLFYQMISGAEGIKIVKWDLTGVVNADRPLPLRYPQPFYEGVHYNLLNTQDAGSQLSKVSDFEDYPQIMPSEALAIADEYVRLYWTCTQDNLTNGVVTDPYGNQVRTPSWIVVGQNQHVPYKWGGSESIEAFLYGIDILKYAGDNYTDGGGTPSAVGVDCSGFVSRCWNLPRHYATSMMDDGITLPYLSWSEAEPGDAVHKVGHVRMVVRQNTNGSLLVVESSGQDWKVSYRTYYYSSLVNYTPRYYVNRQGAPDNIPQPRLNAVTINEAGKMELDWSLEGLENVSSLRIYFSTDGNSWGSGISVPKDTTQWSVPINDGQMIFVKLRSFSSGAYQNPSVSSDVYGGFRNDGISRVLIVDGFDRTSATSGRWQYLYHSFATTLGKSLAAAGIPFETTTNEMVRAQNIDLENYPAVFWLCGDESIRDGTFDREEQLLVTDYLRNGGRLFVSGSEIGYDLGSHGTAYDQTFFSDYLKAAFVKDNAGSWQAEGAVGTPFAGLQVRFDDGLQGIYPVSYPDAINPQGGAQLALKYANGDGAAVYFDGVFPNGNRPARLFYLGFPFETIYDAAERDSLMSRVVDFFELYNLTGIDEEQLQKTPVAFKLIGNFPNPFNNQTQIRFNLPAPGRVKLTVFNTPGQQVFEGQFSFTTSGAQKITFSGDRLASGLYFYRLVFNGQGKTFVAGNKMILIK
- the rho gene encoding transcription termination factor Rho; translation: MSPKKIIEGVLEITAQGHGFTRKAENNFLPSSEDAFVPPAFIKKFKLREGVLLKVVLQEGNSRGRYKPVGEILSVNDLPPEKYAAVPEIKSLTSIDPFEPLKIKMDEGDVTGCVIDLFTPLAKGTRGLIISPPRAGKTTILKHIAEAVLKNHPEVEVMILLIDERPEEVTDFRRTVGANVYFSSSDQSVENHLRIARLTVNMAIRKVEMGKDALVLIDSLTRMGRAFNKGSNTSGRTMSGGLDARALEIPRQFFGAARKIENGGSLTVLATILVETGSRMDDIIFQEFKGTGNMELVLSRACADRRIFPAINLKESGTRKEHKILDEDLLEKSHKLRRYLVNFDEVEAMKKLLQQIDEVC
- a CDS encoding FecR domain-containing protein → MRWIFISLILFSALFSQTAKVRFLMGDVTYKPNSFAATWQTLKLDASLQIGAIVKTGSESLCEIEFSDGSVSKVLANSLLEIRKMPSPESDDGELITNLGKFFFYFKKRFLGKVKIRSSVGVAAIRGTQFYLIDQPAKTSVWVREGAVELSDPTFQNSVMIKAGFKSEIASTGIPSAPAPLTQQELAELEMVSEGLPQPAPEQSAPEEKMEERKPAPDEQPEPRPAPQPQEPQPQVKPQTPAAPEQKARKGGLRTGVSLGAVTIDGQIYNQIGVRPEFSIGKVGVALDLTLYLDQNGNIRKENWDSFKDIVEKIYYVRWAQRGDPFYLKVGAIDNYRLGFGLLMNRYSNTVEYPGVIRTGMEIGMKRGPYGFDGMVNNFSEVLSGGGLFAGRVSYRPFGALEIGLSMVYDRNQYKGLKDRDGDGIPDLLDDFPDDKNEAIDSDGDGIPDSRDFDRDGDGFTDNLDLLIETFGPHGADLYNEQDSVMLKPEPFDIDQARDKSQIAFALDASYPILTFKYLQLTTYAQYAKYPYNGAWGVTFPGFWAKFAFINAYAEYRVFGKGFLPEYFNTTYELERATYKTANDTTDIIIPYTKRQYLNDFATERLRGFVIGADFDLWNMMIFGAEYQNMSRANVRFRTLRANLDLNTSFIPRITRAGAYYYQNNAIDLFKKTEGTILGYRLEYEISPSASLLIDFRQTYRDVNGDGKISGSNETVKTTIIQTVMRF
- a CDS encoding HNH endonuclease, with translation MLKRKVLVLNQNYEPMAISTVKRAIILLYAQKVEVVERYDGIIRSISASMPCPSVIRLHSYIRKPFREIPLNRKNIMKRDHHTCQYCGKNSRPMTIDHVIPKSFGGKDTWENLVAACLACNAKKGNRTPEMAGMKLLRTPKRPGHLFYLQVMAGKPHATWKPYLFIS